Within the Chromobacterium paludis genome, the region AACGGCGGTAGAAACAGCTCTCCCGCCCTGTGTGACAGGCGATGCCGCCGATTTGTTCGATCTGCATCACGATGACGTCGCCGTCGCAGTCCAGCCGCAGCTCCTTCACCGTCTGCAGATGGCCGGACTCTTCGCCTTTCTTCCACAGCTTTTGCCGCGAGCGGCTGAAGTAGTGGGCGATGCCGGTGTCGGCGGTCAGTTGCAGGCTCTCGCGGTTCATCCACGCCACCATCAGCACGCGGCCGCTGGCGGCGTCCTGGGCGATGGCGGTGACCAAGCCCTTGTCGTCCCACTTCACTTCGTCCAGCCAGCTCATAGCCTCACCTCGATGCCGGCGTCGCGCATGGCCTGCTTGGCCTCTGCTACCGTGTATTCGCCAAAGTGGAAGATGCTGGCGGCCAGCACCGCGTCGGCGTGGCCTGCTTTCACGCCGTCCACCAGATGCTGCAGATTGCCGACGCCGCCGGAGGCGATGACCGGGATGCTCACCGCGTCGGACACCGCGCGCGTCAGCGGCAGATTGAAGCCGGCCTTGGTGCCGTCGCGGTCCATGCTGGTCAGCAGGATTTCGCCGGCGCCCAGTTGCTGCATCTTGCGCGCCCACTCCACGGCGTCCAGCCCGGTGCGGTTGCGGCCGCCGTGAGTGAAGATTTCCCAGCGGTCGTTTTCCGGCGTCACCGCCTTGGCGTCCAGCGCCACCACGATGCACTGGTTGCCGAAGTGCTCGGACGCCTCGCGCACGAATTCGGGGTTCGTCACCGCGGCGGTATTGATGCTGACCTTGTCGGCGCCGGCATTGAGCAGGCGGCGGATGTCGGCGATGCTGCGCACGCCGCCTCCCACCGTCAGCGGGATGAACACCTGGTCGGCCACCGCTTCGATCACATGCAGGATGATGTCGCGCTGGTCGGAGCTGGCGGTGATGTCGAGGAAGGTCAGTTCATCGGCGCCCTGTTCGTTGTAGCGACGGGCGATTTCCACCGGGTCGCCGGCGTCGCGCAGGCCCAGGAAGTTGACGCCCTTGACCACGCGGCCGGCGGTCACGTCCAGGCAGGGAATGATGCGTTTGGCAAGCATGTGCGTTTCCAGAATGCTACAGGCGCGACAAACGGCGGGATGCGCCCGCCATTTGCCGCAGTCAGCCGGCTTAGCCGGCCAGTTCGTCCGCCAGCGTCTGCGCGGCGGCGAAGTCTATGCTGCCTTCGTAGATGGCGCGGCCGGTGATGGCGCCCTCGATGCCCTCGTCTTCCACCGCGCACAGGGCGCGGATGTCGTCGAGGTTGGTCAGGCCGCCGGAGGCGATCACCGGGATGGTCAGCGCCTGCGCCAGCTTGACGGTGGCTTCGATGTTGACGCCGGTCATCATGCCGTCGCGGCCGATGTCGGTGTAGATCACCGAATTGACGCCGTAATCCTCGAAGCGCTTGGCCAGGTCGATCACATTATGGTTGGTGATCTTGGCCCAGCCGTCGATCGCCACCATGCCGTCCTTGGCGTCCAGGCCGACGATGACCTGGCCGGGGAAGGCGTCGCAGGCATCGTGCAGAAAGCCCGGCGTCTTGACCGCGGCGGTGCCGATGATCACGTAGGACAGGCCCATGTCGAGGTAGGCCTCGATGGTGTCCAGGTCGCGGATGCCGCCGCCCAGTTGCACCGGCATGTCCTGGCCGACTTCGCCGAGGATGTCGCGGATCACCGACAGGTTCTTGGGTTTGCCGGCGAAGGCGCCGTTGAGATCCACCAGGTGCAGGCGTCGCGCGCCCTGGTCGCGCCAGTGGGCGGCAACCTTGACCGGATCGTCGGAGAAGATGGTGGCGTCGTCCATCGCGCCCTGTCTCAGGCGCACGCATTGACCGTCTTTCAGGTCTATCGCGGGTATCAGCAGCATGGTGCTTGTTAGAGTGGTGAGTTAAACATTGCCGTCCCAGGCCAGGAAGTTCTTCATCATCTGAAGTCCGGCGCGGTGGCTCTTTTCGGTGTGGAACTGCGTGGCGAATATGTTGCCACGCCCGACGATACAGGCAAAACGCTCGGGATAGTCCGATTCCGCCAGCGTCAGCGCCGCGTCGGCGGGCGCAAAATGATAGCTGTGCACAAAGTAAAAGCGTTCGCCGTCGGCGATGCCGGCGAACAAGGGGTGGGACCGGGTCTGGTAAACCTGGTTCCAACCCATGTGCGGCACCTTGAGCCGCTCGCCGTCGGCGACCAGATCATCGCCGAAACGGAGCACCTTGCCCGGAAACAGGCCCAGGCCGGCGGTGTCCCCTTCCTCGCTATGTTCGAACAATAGCTGCGCGCCGACGCAGATTCCAAAAAACGGCTTGTTCTGCGTGGTTTCCCGCACCGCGTCGGCCAGGCCGTGGCGGTTCAGCTCGCGCATGCAGTCCGGCATGGCGCCCTGGCCGGGGAAGACCACCTTATCGGCCTTCACCACGGCTTCCGGGTCGCGGGTCAGGAAGATGTCGACGCCGTCCTCGTTGACGGCCTGCAGGGACTTCAGCACCGAGTGCAGATTGCCCATGCCGTAATCAATCACTGCGACTTTCATGCGGAGAGCGTCCCCTTGGTGGACGGCGTGATGCCGGCCATGCGCTCGTCGCGCTCGCAGGCCATGCGCAACGCGCGGCCGAAGGCCTTGAAGATGGTCTCGGCCTGGTGATGGCTGTTGTGGCCGCGCAGATTGTCGATGTGCAGCGTGGTCATGCTGTGATTGACGAAGCCGTGGAAAAACTCCGAGAACAGATCGACATCAAACTGGCCGATGCTGGCGCGGGTGTAATCGACGTTGTAAACCAGGCCCGGGCGGCCGGACAGGTCGATCACCACGCGGGACAGCGCCTCGTCCAGCGGCACGTAGGCGTGACCATAGCGGCGGATGCCCTTCTTGTCGCCGATGGCGCGGGCGAAGGCCTGGCCCAGGGTGATGCCGATGTCTTCCACCGTGTGGTGGGCGTCGATATGCAGGTCGCCCACGGCATGGACATCCAGATCAATCAGGCCGTGGCGGGCAATCTGATCCATCATGTGGTCTAGGAAAGGCACGCCGGTTTCAAAACGGCCGACGCCGGTGCCGTCCAAATTCAAGGACACGGTGATCTGGGTTTCCAGCGTGTTGCGGGTGACGGTTGCGGTTCTCATGGCTTCAAGCGAAAAAACGTTGGATGGCGGACAGCAGCGCGGCGTTTTCATCCGGGCTGCCCACGGTCAGGCGCAGGCAGTTTTCCAACAGCGGGTGGCTGCCATGCAGCTGCTTGATCAGAATGCCGGACGCCTTCAGATACTGATACAGCGCCGGCGCGTCCGGCGCGCGGACGGTGACGAAGTTGGCCTCGGACGGAAACACCGTCAGCAGAGGCAAGGCCGCCAGCGCCGCGAATAGGCGGCTGCGCTCGGCGCGCAGCTCGGCGGCCTGGCGGTTGAACACGTCCAGGTGCTTGAGCGCGAAGCGCGCGGTGGCGAGGGTCAGCACGTTGACGTTGTACGGCGGACGAACCTTGTTGAGTTCAGCAATCCACTCCGGGCTGGCCGCGGCATAGCCCAGGCGGATGCCGGCCAGGCCCAGCTTGGACAGCGTGCGCATCACCAGCAGGTTGTCCAGCTCGCCGGCCAGATCCATGAAACTGTCGGAGGCG harbors:
- the hisF gene encoding imidazole glycerol phosphate synthase subunit HisF translates to MLAKRIIPCLDVTAGRVVKGVNFLGLRDAGDPVEIARRYNEQGADELTFLDITASSDQRDIILHVIEAVADQVFIPLTVGGGVRSIADIRRLLNAGADKVSINTAAVTNPEFVREASEHFGNQCIVVALDAKAVTPENDRWEIFTHGGRNRTGLDAVEWARKMQQLGAGEILLTSMDRDGTKAGFNLPLTRAVSDAVSIPVIASGGVGNLQHLVDGVKAGHADAVLAASIFHFGEYTVAEAKQAMRDAGIEVRL
- the hisA gene encoding 1-(5-phosphoribosyl)-5-[(5-phosphoribosylamino)methylideneamino]imidazole-4-carboxamide isomerase — encoded protein: MLLIPAIDLKDGQCVRLRQGAMDDATIFSDDPVKVAAHWRDQGARRLHLVDLNGAFAGKPKNLSVIRDILGEVGQDMPVQLGGGIRDLDTIEAYLDMGLSYVIIGTAAVKTPGFLHDACDAFPGQVIVGLDAKDGMVAIDGWAKITNHNVIDLAKRFEDYGVNSVIYTDIGRDGMMTGVNIEATVKLAQALTIPVIASGGLTNLDDIRALCAVEDEGIEGAITGRAIYEGSIDFAAAQTLADELAG
- the hisH gene encoding imidazole glycerol phosphate synthase subunit HisH — translated: MKVAVIDYGMGNLHSVLKSLQAVNEDGVDIFLTRDPEAVVKADKVVFPGQGAMPDCMRELNRHGLADAVRETTQNKPFFGICVGAQLLFEHSEEGDTAGLGLFPGKVLRFGDDLVADGERLKVPHMGWNQVYQTRSHPLFAGIADGERFYFVHSYHFAPADAALTLAESDYPERFACIVGRGNIFATQFHTEKSHRAGLQMMKNFLAWDGNV
- the hisI gene encoding phosphoribosyl-AMP cyclohydrolase; protein product: MSWLDEVKWDDKGLVTAIAQDAASGRVLMVAWMNRESLQLTADTGIAHYFSRSRQKLWKKGEESGHLQTVKELRLDCDGDVIVMQIEQIGGIACHTGRESCFYRRFENGGWTTVDAVLKDPHNIYGG
- the hisB gene encoding imidazoleglycerol-phosphate dehydratase HisB codes for the protein MRTATVTRNTLETQITVSLNLDGTGVGRFETGVPFLDHMMDQIARHGLIDLDVHAVGDLHIDAHHTVEDIGITLGQAFARAIGDKKGIRRYGHAYVPLDEALSRVVIDLSGRPGLVYNVDYTRASIGQFDVDLFSEFFHGFVNHSMTTLHIDNLRGHNSHHQAETIFKAFGRALRMACERDERMAGITPSTKGTLSA